CCTCAAGGCGCGCCTGGACGAGGACGCCGACCTGGCCCGGCGCTGTGACATGGCCGGATTCTCTGCGGAGTGGATCGCGCACGAGGCCGCAGTCGACTTCGGCCGAGGTGATCTCACCAGCTTCCACACCGCGATCGCGCGGCACGTGGCCCTGCACGACCCTGCCCGCGTGCTGCGCGAAGTCGAGGCCAAGCGGCACGTGCTGAACCGGCACACACTCAGCCCGGCCGAAGGTGATTCCGAGCGACCTTGGGACGACCGTGACGACTGCCAGTTCGACGGTGACCTCTGGCCCTGCGACGACCTACTCGATCTCGCCCTGCCCTACCAGGAACACCCCGACTTTCCCGAGCGCTACCAGCCGAACCGGGTAACCGAGGAACGGAACGTCCGCACCACAGGCGCACCAGATAAGGCGGGGAACAGCGGGGAACCACGGTGAAGACAACCGACCCCGTCGAAGTCGTACGTCCGCCATTCGCCCAGGTCAGCGCCAAGACCAGCTATGAAGGAGATTGCTCGGGCTCAGGGGCGCAGTCGACGCCACCAGACACTACGGTCGCGTGCCTGCTTCAACTGCCTGAGCAATGAAGAGAACGTTTCTGGACGAGGAAGCCACTCCTGCTCCCAATTCCACTCAACATCAACATAGGGCTCCACGACCGCAAGAGCATCGCGCATCTCCACAACGGCAGCCCTGAACTCCGCGAAACCGTCAAGGGGCACCTGTACACGTGCTGCGTGAGCGAGCGCCAGGTGCTCATCCGTCAACGCAGGCCAGTGCTCGACTGGTGAGGTTCCCACCTGCACGGGCAGCAACCAATCCTTGGCTACGCCTCGCAAGTAGTTGCGCCGCAGGTTCGCCTTCCTGGTGGCCACGATGGCCCGGTCCAGGGCCTCGCGCCGAGCCGTGACCCACGCCTGCCGGCGCGCTGCCCATGGGCTCACTATTGCGCCAGTGATCACGCCGATCAAAGCGAACGTAGCGGTTACCCAAACCTCCACTGTGGCTCCTTCGGCAGCCTGTCTTCCCAGACGAGTCTGAGGCACGGTACTGACAGTCGTGCCCAGAAGAGCACAGCAGTCGGCGTACACCAGGCCATGAGCCTGCTGCCCAGGGACCGGGAGGGCCGGGGGAACCGGCTTCTTACCGTTGCCCGGCGAGTGGTGGCCGTTGCGCCACTTTGCCGGTCCGCAGGTTGATGCCGACGATGCGGGCCGCTTCCCGGGGGCGGTAACCCTGCTCCATGAGCTGGAAGTATGCGGCTCGTTCGGCGACCAACCTGCGGGGCCCCTGAGGCTTACGCCCATCCCGAATCTCGAAGTCCATCGCATCCCCTGAACTGGGGTGTTGCGACGACCACTAGAACTCAAGTTCGCAGCGGGGCCCTTCGTCGTTCGCCGCGGAGCTCTTCACGGACGTATGGCAGGAGGCATGACGTTCAGGACCGTTGACGAGGCGCGGTGTTCCTCGCAGACAGCCCACCAGCTGTCGCCGCCCTTGTCCCGCACATGAACGCTCCAACTCGCTTCGCGTCCGCAAGGAGCGTTCCAAGCGCAATGCCGCTGATATGACTCCGTGTTGGGAGCATGATTCAACTGGTGCCATTTGATGGGTGGTTCGAGGAGTTCCACGAGACCAGTGAAGCGCGTTTCGCCCGCGTCCACAGGCAGATGCGTGTCGGCGTCGGGAGTGGGAGGAGGCGCTCTGGGCGGGCTGGTGGGTTGGGTCAGGCAGTTGTGTCTTCTGGGCCGACATCGCGCCCGTCCCGGACGTGGAAGAACCTGCCTCCAAGGCATTCGCCGGTCTCTCGCCAGCGGTCCATGACGCGATGGATGACATCCAGGGTGTAGATCGTCCCCGACCACCGTTCCCGGTTGTCGAAGATCACCCGCATGTCGACGTCATCGATCTCGTAACCGTCGCGCCGCACGCGGTAGAACGCCCCGTCCCACACCCGGTGTCCCCCAACCATTCGACCGCTCACAGCAGATGTCGGCCCACCTGGCCCGGCTCGAACGGGCCGGTCCCCTCCGCGCCCGCGCCTCCCGCGCCCGGCGTCTCGCGCGTCACGCCCCAGGACTCCACCAGGCCGACACCCACCCCGGCGGCTCCTCCACAAAGGCCCTCTCCCCGCCGATCTGCCGTGTGTGGGCGCCCTGGGGATCGTCCGGGTCGTACGCCGGCCACCCGGGGTCACCGTTCGTGAGGAACGCCGTCCACGCGCCGACAAGGGTGTCGCGGGCCGCGCGGTGTTCCGGGGTGTCGATGTTCAGGAGGGCCAGTTGGTCGAAGGCGTAGAAGCGTTCGCAGCCGTGGAAGGCGCCGTAGTGGGGGCCCAGGGGCCCGGCGGCGAAGAGGTAGGTGTGGGCGGGGCCGCCTGCCTTGGTCTGGAGGTTGGCCAGGTGGGTTGCCCGGCGGCGGTAGACGGCGTCGGAGAGGAAGCGGGTTCGTAGGTCGGAGAGGTTGTTGGAGTGGTTGTTGGGCTGGGCGTTCGGGGCGTCCCGTGCTTCGTGCGTGCGGTACGCCTCCAGCAGGTCTCGCGGGTGTTGTACCCCCGCCAGTTCCATCT
The nucleotide sequence above comes from Streptomyces sp. N50. Encoded proteins:
- a CDS encoding DUF6221 family protein, whose translation is MTNDLVAFLKARLDEDADLARRCDMAGFSAEWIAHEAAVDFGRGDLTSFHTAIARHVALHDPARVLREVEAKRHVLNRHTLSPAEGDSERPWDDRDDCQFDGDLWPCDDLLDLALPYQEHPDFPERYQPNRVTEERNVRTTGAPDKAGNSGEPR